One stretch of Rana temporaria chromosome 10, aRanTem1.1, whole genome shotgun sequence DNA includes these proteins:
- the CHMP2A gene encoding charged multivesicular body protein 2a has translation MDLLFGRRKTPEEMLRQNQRALTRAMRELDRERQKLEQQEKKVIADIKKMAKQGQMDAVKIMAKDLVRTRRYVKKFYLMKANIQAVSLKIQTLKSNNSMAQAMKGVTKAMATMNRQLKLPQIQKIMMEFEKQSEIMDMKEEMMNDAIDDAMGDEDDEEETDAVVSQVLDELGLNLTDELSNLPSTGGSLSVAGGKKAEPTAAMADADADLEERLNNLRRD, from the exons ATGGATCTCTTGTTCGGACGCCGGAAGACCCCAGAGGAGATGCTGCGGCAGAATCAGCGGGCCCTTACCCGCGCCATGAGGGAGCTCGACCGCGAGCGACAGAAACTCGAGCAGCAGGAGAAGAAAGTTATAGCCGATATTAAGAAAATGGCTAAACAGGGACAGATG gaTGCTGTGAAGATCATGGCTAAGGACCTGGTCCGTACCCGACGCTACGTGAAGAAGTTTTATTTGATGAAAGCCAACATTCAGGCCGTCTCTCTTAAGATCCAGACATTGAAGTCTAATAACTCCATGGCCCAGGCGATGAAAGGGGTGACTAAAGCCATGGCTACCATGAACAGACAG CTGAAATTGCCCCAAATCCAGAAGATCATGATGGAGTTTGAGAAGCAGTCGGAGATTATGGACATGAAGGAGGAGATGATGAATGACGCTATTGATGACGCAAtgggggatgaggatgatgaggaaGAAAC TGACGCTGTGGTATCTCAGGTATTGGATGAACTGGGCCTTAATCTTACCGATGAGCTCTCCA ACCTACCGAGTACAGGAGGATCCCTCAGCGTGGCTGGAGGGAAGAAAGCGGAGCCCACGGCTGCCATGGCCGACGCAGATGCAGACCTGGAAGAGCGACTGAACAATCTGCGAAGGGACTAA